Proteins from a single region of Pseudomonas sp. BSw22131:
- the acnB gene encoding bifunctional aconitate hydratase 2/2-methylisocitrate dehydratase: MLEAYRKHIEERAALGIVPQPLNAEQTAGLVELLKNPPAGEEAFLLDLITNRVPPGVDEAAYVKAGFLSALAKGEITSPLLDRKHAVELLGTMQGGYNIVTMVDLLDDAALGQVAADQLKHTLLMFDAFHDVAEKAKTGNAIAQGVLQSWADGEWFSKRPTLADKISLRVFKVTGETNTDDLSPAPDAWSRPDIPLHALAMLKMAREGIVPDVQGSIGPMKQIEEMRGQGFPIAYVGDVVGTGSSRKSATNSVLWFFGDDVPNVPNKRAGGFCFGTKIAPIFYNTMEDAGALPIEFDVSNINMGDVIDVYPYAGKVCKHDSEEVITTFELKTPVLLDEVRAGGRIPLIIGRGLTDKARAELGLGPTDLFKLPEAPVDTGKGFTLAQKMVGKACGLPEGKGVRPGTYCEPKMTTVGSQDTTGPMTRDELKDLACLGFSTDLVMQSFCHTAAYPKPIDVTTHHTLPDFIMTRGGVSLRPGDGIIHSWLNRMLLPDTVGTGGDSHTRFPMGISFPAGSGLVAFAAATGVMPLDMPESILVRFKGEMQPGITLRDLVHAIPYFAIQKGLLTVEKKGKKNAFSGRILEIEGLDNLSIEQAFELSDASAERSAAGCTIKLSKESITEYLNSNITLLRWMIEQGYGDPRTLERRAQAMEAWVANPELMVADADAEYEEIIEIDLADIKEPVLCAPNDPDDARLLSSVAGEKIDEVFIGSCMTNIGHFRAAGKLLEQVKGQLPTRLWLSPPTKMDAHQLTEEGYYGIYGKAGARMEMPGCSLCMGNQARVEPNATVVSTSTRNFPNRLGDGANVYLASAELASVASILGRLPTVEEYMEYAGKIDSMAADVYRYLSFDQIAEFREAAANANIPVVQA, from the coding sequence GTGCTTGAAGCCTACCGTAAACACATCGAAGAGCGTGCCGCTCTGGGTATCGTGCCCCAGCCGCTTAACGCCGAACAAACTGCAGGCCTGGTCGAGCTGCTGAAAAACCCACCGGCTGGCGAAGAAGCTTTCCTGCTTGATCTGATCACCAATCGCGTTCCACCTGGCGTCGACGAAGCTGCCTACGTCAAAGCCGGTTTCCTGTCCGCTCTGGCCAAGGGCGAAATCACCTCCCCTCTGCTGGACCGTAAACACGCTGTAGAGCTGCTCGGCACCATGCAGGGCGGTTACAACATTGTGACCATGGTCGACCTGCTGGACGACGCTGCACTGGGTCAGGTCGCTGCCGACCAACTCAAGCACACCCTTCTGATGTTCGACGCATTCCACGACGTCGCTGAAAAAGCCAAAACCGGTAATGCAATCGCCCAAGGCGTTCTGCAGTCCTGGGCTGACGGCGAGTGGTTCAGCAAGCGCCCGACGCTGGCCGACAAGATCAGCCTGCGCGTATTCAAGGTTACCGGCGAAACCAACACCGACGACCTGTCGCCAGCGCCTGACGCCTGGTCGCGTCCAGACATCCCGCTGCACGCCCTTGCGATGTTGAAGATGGCCCGCGAAGGCATCGTGCCCGACGTTCAGGGCTCTATCGGCCCGATGAAACAGATCGAAGAAATGCGCGGCCAGGGTTTCCCTATCGCCTACGTCGGCGATGTGGTCGGCACGGGTTCTTCGCGTAAGTCGGCTACCAACTCGGTGCTGTGGTTCTTCGGCGACGACGTCCCGAACGTACCGAACAAGCGCGCTGGCGGTTTCTGCTTCGGCACCAAGATTGCCCCGATCTTCTACAACACCATGGAAGATGCCGGCGCTCTGCCAATCGAATTCGATGTCTCGAACATCAACATGGGCGACGTGATCGACGTCTACCCGTACGCTGGCAAAGTCTGCAAGCACGACAGCGAAGAAGTCATCACCACCTTCGAACTCAAGACCCCGGTGCTGTTGGACGAAGTCCGCGCTGGCGGCCGTATCCCGCTGATCATCGGCCGTGGCCTGACCGACAAGGCGCGTGCTGAGCTGGGTCTGGGCCCAACAGACCTGTTCAAGCTGCCAGAAGCTCCTGTCGACACCGGCAAAGGTTTCACCCTGGCGCAGAAAATGGTTGGCAAGGCGTGCGGTCTGCCGGAAGGCAAAGGTGTGCGTCCTGGCACCTACTGCGAACCGAAGATGACCACCGTCGGCTCTCAGGACACCACCGGTCCAATGACCCGTGACGAACTGAAAGACCTGGCGTGCCTGGGCTTCTCCACCGATCTGGTGATGCAGTCTTTCTGCCACACCGCGGCGTATCCAAAGCCGATAGACGTGACCACGCACCACACGCTGCCTGACTTCATCATGACCCGCGGCGGCGTTTCCCTGCGTCCGGGCGACGGCATCATCCACAGCTGGCTGAACCGCATGCTGCTGCCGGACACCGTCGGCACCGGCGGCGACTCGCACACCCGCTTCCCGATGGGGATTTCGTTCCCGGCCGGTTCCGGTCTGGTTGCGTTCGCGGCTGCGACTGGCGTGATGCCACTGGACATGCCGGAATCGATCCTGGTTCGCTTCAAGGGCGAGATGCAACCGGGCATCACCCTGCGTGACCTGGTTCACGCGATTCCTTACTTCGCGATCCAGAAGGGTTTGCTGACCGTCGAGAAAAAAGGCAAGAAAAACGCCTTCTCGGGTCGCATCCTGGAAATCGAAGGCCTGGACAACCTGAGCATCGAGCAAGCATTCGAACTCTCCGACGCCTCGGCCGAGCGCTCCGCCGCAGGTTGCACCATCAAGCTGTCCAAAGAGTCGATCACCGAGTACCTGAACTCGAACATCACCCTGCTGCGCTGGATGATCGAACAGGGCTACGGCGATCCGCGCACTCTGGAGCGCCGTGCTCAAGCGATGGAAGCCTGGGTTGCCAATCCGGAACTCATGGTTGCGGACGCTGATGCCGAGTACGAAGAAATCATCGAGATCGATCTGGCCGACATCAAAGAGCCTGTGCTCTGCGCGCCAAACGACCCGGACGACGCGCGTCTGCTGTCCAGCGTTGCCGGCGAGAAGATCGACGAAGTGTTCATCGGTTCGTGCATGACCAACATCGGCCACTTCCGCGCTGCGGGCAAGTTGCTCGAACAAGTCAAAGGTCAGCTTCCAACGCGTCTGTGGCTGTCGCCGCCGACCAAGATGGATGCTCACCAACTGACCGAAGAAGGCTACTACGGCATCTACGGCAAGGCTGGCGCGCGCATGGAAATGCCGGGCTGCTCGCTGTGCATGGGCAACCAGGCACGCGTAGAACCGAACGCCACTGTAGTGTCTACGTCGACCCGTAACTTCCCGAACCGTCTGGGTGACGGCGCGAACGTTTACCTGGCTTCGGCTGAGTTGGCGTCCGTTGCCTCGATCCTTGGTCGCCTGCCGACCGTCGAGGAGTACATGGAATACGCGGGCAAGATCGACAGCATGGCGGCTGATGTTTACCGCTACCTGTCCTTCGACCAGATCGCCGAATTCCGTGAAGCCGCTGCGAACGCCAATATCCCGGTTGTTCAGGCTTAA
- a CDS encoding undecaprenyl-diphosphate phosphatase, with protein MTNACTNGLDVGFASLDYLQIGILGVIQGITELLPISSTAHMRVVPALLGWPDPGSAFSAAMQLAALAAVVSYFWKDVRQVATGSVQALRQKDYDNRWFKLAVAIILATIPIGIAGVALSSTLNACNSPLRGLMVIGISCVLMAVLMAAAELTARHRRTVGDMRLRDALIVGIAQIGALIPGVSRSGSTLTAALFLNFKREEAARFSFLLGLPAIALAGLKELWVLSHTELAANAWPHLLFGLVVASVSAFLAIWGLMKFLERFSTWPFVIYRAALGIFLIVAVSTGLLS; from the coding sequence TTGACGAACGCATGTACCAACGGCCTTGACGTAGGCTTCGCCTCCCTGGATTACCTGCAAATCGGCATCCTTGGCGTGATTCAGGGCATCACTGAGCTGTTGCCCATATCTTCCACCGCGCACATGCGCGTGGTCCCCGCCCTGCTGGGCTGGCCGGACCCTGGTTCTGCGTTTTCAGCAGCGATGCAATTGGCCGCATTGGCTGCAGTGGTCAGTTATTTCTGGAAGGATGTGCGCCAGGTGGCGACCGGCAGCGTTCAAGCGTTGCGCCAGAAAGACTACGACAACCGGTGGTTCAAGTTGGCGGTGGCGATCATTCTCGCAACTATCCCCATCGGCATTGCTGGCGTGGCGTTGTCGTCAACCCTGAACGCTTGCAACTCGCCGTTGCGTGGGCTGATGGTGATCGGTATTTCCTGCGTGCTGATGGCGGTGCTGATGGCCGCAGCAGAACTGACGGCGCGACATCGCCGTACCGTCGGCGACATGCGCCTGCGCGATGCATTAATTGTCGGGATTGCGCAGATAGGCGCGTTGATTCCCGGGGTCTCCCGTTCGGGCTCGACCCTGACAGCCGCTCTGTTTCTCAACTTCAAGCGCGAGGAAGCAGCCCGTTTTTCCTTTTTGCTCGGGTTACCGGCGATCGCCTTGGCGGGCTTGAAAGAACTGTGGGTACTGTCCCATACCGAACTTGCGGCCAACGCCTGGCCGCACTTGCTGTTTGGTCTGGTAGTTGCCAGTGTCTCGGCGTTCCTGGCGATCTGGGGGCTGATGAAATTTCTGGAGCGCTTCTCGACCTGGCCGTTCGTGATCTATCGCGCAGCGCTGGGGATTTTCCTGATTGTGGCGGTGAGCACGGGCTTGCTCAGTTGA
- the ampC gene encoding class C beta-lactamase produces MRISLSHGAAAIFLTLCTTASAAADALHARIESTVDAVLAPMMARYNIPGMAVGVVFEGKPYLFSYGVASRQTGQPVTSDTLFELGSVSKTFTATLAAYAQVKGDLSLSDKTSQYFPSLKQHPFGDVTLINLGTHTPGGLPLQVPEDITNNDQLTRYFEQWQPASAPGTFRTYANPGIGTLGLITAKAMGQDFKTLMEGSLLPALGLSNTYIDVPAPQMTHYAQGYTKDEKPIRVSPGVLSAEAYGIKSNVVDLTRFMQANMKQITLGKAYEQAINDTHTGYYAAGGMTQDLIWEQYPYPVPLKDLQEGNSADMILKPKPVREIQPPMTPRDDVWINKTGSTNGFGTYVAFVPEKRMGIVLLANKNYPNEERVAAAYRILEALTGDAR; encoded by the coding sequence ATGCGCATCAGTCTTTCCCACGGCGCAGCAGCCATTTTTCTGACCTTGTGCACGACCGCATCAGCCGCCGCAGACGCCCTGCACGCCCGCATTGAGTCAACAGTGGACGCAGTGCTCGCCCCGATGATGGCCCGATACAACATCCCGGGCATGGCGGTCGGCGTGGTCTTCGAAGGCAAGCCTTACCTGTTCAGCTACGGCGTCGCTTCACGGCAAACAGGTCAGCCCGTCACATCCGACACCCTGTTTGAACTGGGTTCGGTCAGCAAGACGTTCACCGCAACCCTCGCCGCCTATGCGCAGGTAAAGGGCGATCTTTCGCTGTCAGACAAAACCAGCCAGTACTTCCCCTCGCTCAAGCAGCACCCGTTTGGTGACGTGACGCTGATTAATCTGGGGACGCATACGCCCGGCGGCTTGCCGTTACAGGTGCCTGAAGACATCACCAACAATGACCAACTGACGCGCTACTTCGAGCAGTGGCAACCTGCGTCAGCACCCGGCACGTTCAGAACCTACGCCAATCCGGGCATCGGCACCCTGGGGCTGATTACCGCGAAGGCCATGGGGCAGGATTTCAAAACGTTGATGGAGGGAAGCCTGTTGCCCGCGCTGGGCCTTAGCAACACGTACATTGATGTGCCCGCGCCGCAGATGACTCACTACGCGCAGGGCTATACCAAAGACGAAAAACCGATCCGCGTATCGCCCGGCGTGTTGTCGGCCGAGGCGTATGGCATCAAGTCGAATGTCGTCGATCTGACGCGCTTCATGCAGGCCAACATGAAGCAGATCACACTGGGCAAAGCTTACGAGCAAGCGATCAACGACACGCATACCGGCTATTACGCGGCGGGCGGCATGACCCAAGACCTGATCTGGGAGCAATACCCTTACCCGGTCCCACTGAAAGACCTGCAAGAGGGAAACTCGGCGGACATGATCCTCAAACCCAAGCCAGTGCGCGAGATACAGCCGCCAATGACGCCGCGTGACGACGTCTGGATCAACAAAACCGGCTCTACCAATGGTTTCGGCACTTATGTGGCGTTTGTGCCGGAGAAGCGCATGGGGATTGTGCTGCTGGCCAACAAGAATTACCCCAATGAGGAGCGCGTGGCAGCGGCGTATCGGATTCTTGAGGCGCTCACCGGTGATGCTCGTTAG
- a CDS encoding DUF1289 domain-containing protein, which translates to MPNQTIKTPCVGLCSTVYGDLVCRGCKRFHHEVIHWNGYNEAQKRAVWLRLEQLLVQVMNAKLEVFDKDKLRLQLEQRKIRFVPHQSEYCWAYQLIARGARVINQLEAYGMVLMPEFRDWALPELRDAIDREFFLLSEAHYERYIAPGFLKDAFGAQGV; encoded by the coding sequence ATGCCCAATCAGACCATCAAAACGCCTTGCGTCGGCCTTTGCTCCACTGTTTACGGAGATCTGGTGTGCCGTGGCTGCAAGCGCTTTCATCACGAAGTCATTCACTGGAACGGCTATAACGAGGCGCAAAAGCGCGCCGTGTGGCTGCGTCTGGAGCAATTGCTGGTGCAGGTGATGAACGCCAAGCTCGAAGTCTTCGACAAAGACAAGCTGCGCCTTCAACTGGAGCAGCGCAAGATCCGTTTCGTGCCGCACCAGTCCGAGTATTGCTGGGCCTATCAACTGATTGCCCGTGGCGCACGCGTCATCAATCAGCTTGAGGCGTACGGCATGGTGCTGATGCCTGAGTTTCGCGACTGGGCCCTCCCAGAATTGCGTGACGCCATCGACAGGGAGTTTTTCCTGCTGTCCGAAGCGCACTACGAACGCTACATCGCACCGGGCTTTTTGAAGGATGCTTTCGGCGCACAGGGCGTCTAA
- a CDS encoding LysR family transcriptional regulator, whose protein sequence is MFELTQLRCFTTLATELNFRRAAERLNMTQPPLSRQIQLLEHHLGVELLTRTTRSVALTAAGRAFFIEAQNLLERAQQAAVSARRFAEGDIGSVNISFVGSAVYEFLPKVIAEARLKQPHVKIDLTEMNTYQQHEALRSRRIDLGIVRAPLLERGYATECLVREPFVLAVPSRHRLASAETVSVKDLDAQPFLMYSHAAYPPFNELLTGMLRSARVAPEYVQWLGSSLTILALVNAGMGLALVPRCATSVVFKNVVFRDIDLGEGVQSELHLIWHEHNDNPAFAMLLEGIRRAVREGWGV, encoded by the coding sequence ATGTTCGAGCTGACTCAACTGCGCTGTTTCACCACGTTGGCGACGGAACTGAATTTCCGCCGGGCCGCCGAACGGTTGAACATGACCCAACCGCCCCTGAGTCGACAGATTCAACTTCTGGAACATCACCTGGGTGTAGAACTGTTAACCCGCACCACCCGCAGCGTCGCCCTGACCGCCGCCGGCCGCGCATTTTTCATCGAAGCGCAAAACCTGCTGGAGCGCGCCCAGCAAGCCGCCGTTAGCGCCCGCCGCTTTGCCGAGGGCGACATTGGCTCGGTCAATATCAGCTTCGTCGGCAGCGCGGTGTACGAGTTCCTGCCCAAGGTCATCGCCGAAGCACGGCTCAAACAGCCGCATGTGAAAATCGACCTGACGGAGATGAACACCTACCAGCAGCATGAAGCGCTGCGTTCGCGGCGTATCGATCTGGGTATCGTTCGCGCGCCGTTGCTGGAGCGGGGATACGCCACCGAATGCCTGGTGCGTGAACCGTTTGTATTGGCGGTGCCTAGCCGTCATCGGCTGGCGAGCGCTGAAACTGTCTCGGTCAAAGACCTCGATGCGCAGCCTTTTCTGATGTACTCCCACGCCGCCTACCCGCCGTTCAACGAACTGCTGACCGGCATGCTCCGTTCTGCCCGCGTCGCCCCGGAATACGTGCAATGGCTCGGCTCATCGCTGACCATCCTGGCCTTGGTTAACGCCGGAATGGGCCTGGCCCTGGTGCCTCGCTGCGCCACCAGCGTGGTGTTCAAGAACGTGGTGTTTCGCGATATCGATTTGGGCGAAGGTGTCCAGAGCGAGCTGCATTTGATCTGGCACGAGCACAATGACAATCCGGCGTTTGCGATGTTGCTGGAGGGGATTCGAAGGGCGGTACGGGAGGGATGGGGAGTGTAA
- a CDS encoding MFS transporter — translation MNTLQSPPDPNVLARAAAKVKRHVLPLFVVMFIVNYIDRVNIGFVRSHLEADLGIGAAAYGLGAGLFFIGYAIFEVPSNMLLQRYGARAWLTRIMFTWGAAAMAMAFVRGETSFYVLRFVLGAAEAGFFPGIIYYFTQWLPSTERGKAMAIFLSGSAIASVISGPVSGALLNVSGFSLHGWQWMFLIEGFASIVLCGFVWFWLQSHPREAKWLSAEEKDALVDAIALEQRAREATQTVKPSMFKLLADKQIALFCFIYFSIALTIYGATFWLPSMIKKMGNLGDFQVGLFNSIPWIISIIAMYGFAAMASKWKHQQAWVALTLVIAAFGMFMSTIGGPIFAFVAICFAAIGFKAASALFWPIPQGYLDARIAAAVIALINSIGNLGGFVAPTAFGFLEQKTGSIEGGLYGLAATSLVAAVVIFFARTAPRGDVATPEKSISHQASSSGSKGAAS, via the coding sequence TTGAATACCCTTCAAAGTCCGCCTGATCCGAATGTGCTCGCCCGCGCTGCTGCCAAGGTGAAGCGTCACGTGCTGCCGCTATTCGTGGTGATGTTCATCGTCAACTACATCGACCGGGTCAACATTGGTTTCGTGCGCAGCCACCTGGAAGCCGACCTCGGTATCGGCGCAGCCGCCTACGGCCTGGGTGCCGGGTTGTTCTTTATCGGTTATGCGATATTCGAAGTCCCCTCCAACATGCTGCTGCAGCGTTACGGTGCCCGTGCCTGGCTGACGCGCATCATGTTTACTTGGGGCGCGGCGGCGATGGCAATGGCGTTTGTGCGCGGGGAAACCAGCTTCTATGTGCTGCGTTTTGTCCTCGGTGCAGCCGAAGCAGGCTTCTTTCCCGGCATCATTTACTACTTCACCCAATGGCTGCCGTCGACTGAACGTGGAAAGGCCATGGCGATTTTCCTCAGCGGTTCGGCCATCGCCTCGGTGATCTCCGGTCCCGTCTCCGGCGCACTGTTGAACGTCAGCGGCTTTAGCCTGCATGGCTGGCAGTGGATGTTCTTGATTGAAGGCTTTGCCTCGATCGTACTCTGTGGATTTGTGTGGTTCTGGTTGCAATCCCATCCGCGCGAGGCGAAATGGCTGAGCGCCGAGGAAAAGGACGCGCTGGTTGACGCCATCGCCCTGGAACAACGGGCCCGCGAAGCCACACAGACAGTCAAACCGTCGATGTTCAAGCTGCTGGCCGACAAGCAAATCGCGCTGTTCTGCTTCATCTACTTCTCCATTGCCCTGACCATCTACGGCGCCACGTTCTGGCTGCCGAGCATGATCAAAAAAATGGGCAACCTCGGTGATTTCCAGGTGGGCCTGTTCAACTCGATTCCGTGGATCATTTCGATCATCGCGATGTATGGCTTCGCCGCCATGGCCAGCAAATGGAAACACCAGCAAGCCTGGGTGGCCTTGACCCTGGTGATCGCCGCGTTCGGCATGTTCATGTCCACCATTGGCGGGCCGATCTTCGCCTTCGTCGCCATCTGTTTTGCCGCCATTGGGTTCAAAGCGGCCTCGGCATTGTTCTGGCCGATTCCGCAAGGCTATCTGGACGCTCGCATCGCCGCCGCCGTGATCGCCTTGATCAATTCCATCGGCAACCTCGGTGGCTTCGTCGCCCCGACAGCGTTCGGTTTCCTGGAGCAAAAAACCGGCTCCATCGAAGGCGGTCTCTACGGTTTGGCGGCCACTTCACTGGTCGCGGCTGTGGTGATCTTTTTTGCCCGCACCGCACCGCGTGGCGACGTCGCAACGCCTGAAAAATCCATCAGCCATCAAGCCTCGAGTTCAGGTTCGAAGGGAGCAGCCTCTTGA
- a CDS encoding glucarate dehydratase family protein, translating to MKIKRVTVTPIAFRDPPLLNASGIHEPFALRSIIEIESDNGYIGLGESYGDAPALLIQQQLQDQLIGLDPFNLNQLRRIVQATVAANKPTSIAGAELAPGSHASKAVSNAYSAFEVACLDLQAHSLNVPLVDLLGGAIRDEIPFSAYLFFKYAQHVDSPYKPDSWGEALNEEQIVAQARRMIEANGFKSIKLKAGTLPPEHEVLCIKALKKAFPGYPLRIDPNGNWSLETSIRMAELLGDDLQYYEDPTPGLDGMSELHKRTGMPLATNMVVTDFDEFRRSVALNSVQIVLADHHYWGGLRDTQTLAKMCDTFGLGVSMHSNSHLGISLMAMAHVAAAVPNLDYACDTHYPWQEPDEEVIKGGKIPIVDGCVKITRAPGLGLELDHDQLGKLHDQYLTCGIRQRDDVKQMQRYKPEWKAVKPRF from the coding sequence TTGAAAATCAAACGAGTCACCGTCACCCCAATCGCTTTCCGTGATCCGCCTCTACTGAACGCCAGTGGGATTCACGAACCTTTTGCGCTGCGCTCGATCATCGAGATCGAAAGCGACAATGGCTACATTGGCCTGGGTGAAAGCTACGGTGACGCCCCGGCGCTGTTGATCCAGCAGCAACTGCAAGACCAGTTAATCGGCCTCGACCCCTTCAACCTCAATCAACTGCGCCGCATCGTGCAAGCTACCGTGGCGGCGAACAAACCGACGAGCATTGCCGGTGCGGAACTGGCGCCGGGATCCCATGCCAGCAAAGCGGTGAGCAACGCGTATTCGGCGTTCGAAGTAGCTTGCCTGGATTTGCAGGCGCACTCGTTGAACGTGCCGTTGGTGGACTTGTTGGGCGGTGCGATTCGCGACGAGATCCCGTTTAGCGCCTACCTGTTCTTCAAATACGCCCAGCATGTCGATTCACCCTACAAACCCGACAGTTGGGGCGAAGCTCTAAACGAAGAGCAGATCGTCGCCCAGGCCCGACGCATGATCGAAGCCAACGGTTTCAAGAGCATCAAACTCAAGGCCGGCACGCTGCCACCGGAACACGAAGTGTTGTGCATCAAGGCGCTGAAAAAGGCTTTTCCCGGTTACCCGCTGCGCATCGACCCGAACGGCAATTGGTCGCTGGAAACCTCGATTCGCATGGCTGAATTGTTGGGTGATGACCTGCAATATTACGAAGACCCGACACCGGGCCTGGACGGTATGTCCGAACTGCACAAGCGCACCGGCATGCCGCTGGCGACCAACATGGTGGTCACCGATTTCGATGAATTCCGCCGCAGTGTTGCGTTAAACAGCGTGCAAATCGTCCTCGCCGACCATCACTACTGGGGCGGCCTGCGCGACACCCAGACGCTTGCGAAAATGTGCGACACGTTTGGCTTAGGCGTGTCGATGCATTCCAATTCCCATTTGGGCATCAGCCTGATGGCGATGGCGCATGTCGCCGCCGCGGTGCCCAATCTGGATTACGCCTGCGACACGCATTACCCTTGGCAGGAACCGGATGAAGAAGTGATCAAGGGCGGCAAAATACCCATCGTCGATGGCTGTGTGAAGATCACCCGTGCGCCCGGATTGGGTCTGGAGCTGGATCACGATCAACTGGGCAAGTTGCACGACCAGTACCTGACGTGCGGCATTCGTCAGCGCGATGACGTGAAACAGATGCAGCGTTACAAGCCGGAGTGGAAGGCGGTCAAGCCGCGCTTTTGA